CGCCGCGTCCGGCCTGCTGCGCCTGGCGGTGCTCCTCGGTGTTGCGCCAGTCTTTCACCGCTTCCTCGTCGCGCCAGAAGGACAGCGACAGCATGCGCTTCGGATCGGTCAGACTCTGGAAGCGCTCGACCGAGATGAAGCCGTCGATGCTCTCGAGCAATGGCCTGAGCTCGGCGGCGATGCCGAGATAGGCATCGCGCTTTCCTTCCGCCGGCTCGACCTCGAAGATGACAGCGATCATGCCTCTATTCCTTCCTTGACGGTCACGTGGGTGCGAAAGAGCTGCCTTGGACCATGCGGCCCCGACACCAGCTTCAGGAAGACGCGATCTTCCTTCAAGATGAACTTCTCGCGCCTGGCGAACTCGTAATTTGCCTTGCCCGCGGGGTCGGCGGCAAGCCGGGCGCGATAGGCCTCATAGGCGGCGAGGCTTTCGATGTTGTAGGCGGCGTAAGCCGTGGTGGACGAGCCTTCATGTGGCGCGTAGTAGCCGATTAGCTCGGCGCCGCAGCGCGGAATGGCCTGGCCCCAGGCGCGCGCATATTGCTCGAAGGCCGCCCGGCCGAACGGGTCGATCTCGTAGCGGATGAAGCAGGTGATGGTCATGTCGGTCTCCTCGTCGGTTGGCTTGCGCACATCGATGCTTCGACCGTGATCGAAACATCGCTGGCGGCTCTGTGCTAGAGCAGGATGACGTTTCGTCGAATCGTCATCCTGCTCTAACTCTTTGTTGGAGCATGATCTTTTCCGAAAACCGGTTCCCACTTTTCGGGATCATGCTCTAGGCATCCTCCTGTCAGGAGTGTTTGCCCGGGCTGCTTGAGATGACCCCAGAATAATGCTTCCCTGACGGGAATGCTTCGATGAGGATCGAACCATGCGTGAAGGACCCGATATCGCCCGCATCGCCAGCCTGGTCGGCGACCCGGCCCGCGCCAACATGCTGAACGCGCTGATGGGCGGCACGGCGCTGACGGCGTCGGAACTGGCGCTGGAAGCCGGCGTGTCGCTGCCCACGGCTTCCTCGCATCTGTCCAAGCTTATGGAAGGCGGCTTGCTGACCTTGGCCAGCCAGGGCCGTCACCGCTATTACGGGCTGGCCAGCGCGCAGGTGGCCGGCATGATCGAGGCGATCATCGGCGTCGCCGAGGCGGTCGGCCCGAAGCGGGTGCGGCCGGGACCGCGCGACGCGGCCATGCGCGTGGCGCGGGTCTGCTACGAC
This region of Mesorhizobium sp. M2A.F.Ca.ET.046.03.2.1 genomic DNA includes:
- a CDS encoding antibiotic biosynthesis monooxygenase, with product MIAVIFEVEPAEGKRDAYLGIAAELRPLLESIDGFISVERFQSLTDPKRMLSLSFWRDEEAVKDWRNTEEHRQAQQAGRGGIFAGYRLRIAQVVRDYGLTERAEAPEDSRAANG
- a CDS encoding winged helix-turn-helix domain-containing protein translates to MREGPDIARIASLVGDPARANMLNALMGGTALTASELALEAGVSLPTASSHLSKLMEGGLLTLASQGRHRYYGLASAQVAGMIEAIIGVAEAVGPKRVRPGPRDAAMRVARVCYDHLAGEQAVAMLDRLFDRKLLLREDNEIRLSSAGASHFSALGIEIQAKARRPVCRACLDWSVRRSHLAGTLGAAILDRIIAEKWARREKDSRAVVFSPGGKREFERVFLS
- a CDS encoding NIPSNAP family protein, which gives rise to MTITCFIRYEIDPFGRAAFEQYARAWGQAIPRCGAELIGYYAPHEGSSTTAYAAYNIESLAAYEAYRARLAADPAGKANYEFARREKFILKEDRVFLKLVSGPHGPRQLFRTHVTVKEGIEA